A region of the Variovorax sp. 54 genome:
GGCAGCAGGCTTCTTGGCAGCAGCGGCAGGCTTGGCAGCGGGCTTTTTCGCGGCTTTCTTGGCCGCAGCCTTCTTGGCAGGGGCCTTCTTGGCGGCAGCCTTCTTCGCAGGCGCCTTCTTGGCAGCAGCCTTCTTGGCAGGCGCCTTCTTCGCTACGGCCTTCTTGGCAGGGGCTTTCTTGGCGGCGGCCTTCTTTGCCGGAGCCTTCTTGGCAGCGGCCTTCTTCGCCGGTGCAGCCTTCTTCGCTACGACCTTCTTGGCTGCAACCTTCTTGGCCGCGACCTTCTTTGCCGGAGCCTTCTTCGCTACGACCTTCTTGGCGACAGCCTTCTTAGCCGGAGCCTTCTTGGCAGCGACCTTCTTTGCCGGAGCCTTCTTCGCGGCGACAGCCTTCTTTGCCGGAGCCTTCTTTGCAGCGACCTTCTTGGTCGGCGCTTTCTTTGCAGTTGCCATTTCTATTTCTCCTTGATCAAGTTGAAAAAATCAACCTATTGAAGCACTCCACGCGCGTTGGGAGCGTGAAGCGATTCATGGCGTTGGAATCTGAGCCCCAGCACCATGAACACCTGAGCCCTCGTCCATGCCGCGCTCTGTGGCGCGGTCGGTGGCAAGGGCAATTCTTGAATTCATGAATTGTTGTGTATCGAAAAATTCAATCCCAGGAGAGCGCACCACCCGACTGGTACTCGATCACGCGGGTTTCGAAAAAGTTGCGCTCTTTCTTCAGGTCAATCATTTCGCTCATCCAGGGGAACGGGTTTTCCTCGTTCGGGAAGAGCGTTTCGAGGCCGATCTGCTGCGCGCGCCGGTTGGCGATGTAGCGCAGGTAGCCCTTGAACATGGAGGCGTTCATGCCGAGCACGCCGCGCGGCATGGTGTCTTCGGCGTATTTGTATTCGAGCTCGACGGCCTTCATGAAGAGGTCCTTGATCTCGGCCTTGAACTCTGCGGTCCAAAGGCCGGGATTCT
Encoded here:
- a CDS encoding histone H1-like DNA-binding protein codes for the protein MATAKKAPTKKVAAKKAPAKKAVAAKKAPAKKVAAKKAPAKKAVAKKVVAKKAPAKKVAAKKVAAKKVVAKKAAPAKKAAAKKAPAKKAAAKKAPAKKAVAKKAPAKKAAAKKAPAKKAAAKKAPAKKAAAKKAAKKPAAKPAAAAKKPAAKKAAAPAKAAVAPAPAAQTTLNPQAAWPFPTASKP